The genomic interval GGTTTATAAAGCCTTCATGTGGCCCCCTTAAAAAATAACGAAACCCCTAAAACACATAATTCAAACACATTTGACTTGCAGCTGTTAAACTATTAAGAGAAGTGGAATAAGGTCAAAGGGTGAAGGGGCGGAGCTTAGTGAACAGGCCAAGTTATTAGGGTAAATTGTTTTATATGGGgctaataaaatatacaatcgAAGGCAATAATGAAGAGCAAACGGCAAAGTAAATAATTACTCACattaactataacacacaccgTAGGAAAGTCTGGACACTATTGAGATTTCACCATTTTATTCCCATCATGAAACCTGTCATTTACTTGCTTGAAGCATGAGTGTGTTACAGTAGAACTGGTGAGCATTTTCAGTCACTGTAAAATGATAAGACTCTTAAACTGTTCTCAGATGTGTCTATTCATTGCTGTTTGGAAAACGGGTCAGATGATCGTGTGATGTGACTTCTTAAGCAGAACAGGTCACACATTCACTGTTAAAGCCTCAAACACCAGTAAAACACTCACCAGTGAGAGCTAATCAGGAGAAACACTcgtgcttttgtttttaaggtaaaTTATTGTCGCTGAATGATCTGTGCAACTTCCATATTTTCTCAAAGGAACtttacagctgtgtgtgtgtgtgtgtgattatatttgtattttgaaaCAAATCTATATGTATAAGGGGGAATAATGGgcagagatttttggggtccatccataaagtcagcaaatgatggtccattgttctatgaatctatgataaccacatttatttattcatctgaataatatccactgttatccaggaatgtttagtattatttgctcCATGGTATATAGTgagctgaaaaatgtaaatccttgttttaatcagaaataaaatgggttaaatgtcacaaaaaatggtggaaaaagtggtgaaatgggattttaaaaaccccaGAAATTGGGTAAAAGTTGCAAACTGTGGGtaatgagtttaaactggcaaataatgggcacgacaaatcgtgaatgtggttaaattggcaaaaaaaaaagcatggtgaagaggataaaagtgacaatattgggtcaacaatgtgacattaggtagaaaagtggtggaaatgtcttgaaagtggaaaaaatgtgcagaaaaggcattggaattgatggagaagtgggagaaatggaagtaatgaagcaaaatgaattaaaagaagcaacaaaaaaaagtgatgaaaataggtttaaatattcttagtttctttaaGGTATCTGATGACCCCCTCCCGGTGTCTTCCACATGGGGTCTCAACCCCAAGGTTGCGAACCCCTGTTTAGTGCATATTTGATGCTGAAAGGAAGTGGAAACTGTTTAAATGATTATTAactatgagaaaaaaatgtgaattattccTTCTGAAACTATGTAAACTAATCAGACATTTATCAATAGTCGGTAGGATTTGGAGCTCACATTTAATACCACCTTTCACATGTTTTGGGTGGAACTTGTTCCCATTggattaacacacacacgcacaagccAAAGTCGAGCGCGTTCGTTCCGTCCAACAACGGAGGAATTTCAACAGCCGCTGAGCAAAGCTTACACATTAACCtttatgtttctgttttacTGCTGAACCCATCACCAGTACGACCAGTATTAATAATGGAGCGCCACTGCTGCATTTTTACCGTAAACCAACAACCTGATCTCAGGCTGACTCACAGCAGTAGTGTACGGTCGATATCAGTGGAAGATGGGGGGGGATTAATTTAGATAATGAATCTCACAGACTGTAGAAACTCACTGTGTAATGTTCAGACTGTTCATTTCCAGGGTTATTATAATTCTAATCATGTAAATAATGATTAActacaattatgtcatatttgttgctgttgtaatggtaattaaattgtaattcagtttagataattgactttgtaattgtaatccccatgaaaatttaatttttattataattcaacactaaactggggaaccatgttatagttctatgtacagttttacacacataattattaaaatatgtttcatattgaACTTTCCctctttttaccatttaaacaaaatatcaattgagGGTTATAAGGCTCAGATTGCCACACCAGAAACATTAAagcctatattttcattgattaggaaaccaatagatagtaaataaattagatgctatatatttgtttttggggtATTTTACAGCTATATTTAGgagccattatcataagagatgctaacagaagaggaaggttcacttttattaggttatttatttcaggctaagtaattgtgattaactgcaattgagaacataattgtaattgactttctgaagataaacaataattgtaattggaaaaaatgctgctggtcactgtaatcataattgaacatgcgtaattgaaaacataattgcaaCTGAAACATTTAATTGACCCCCACCCTGTTAATAACTTGTCATGACTCACTTCAGCACAAGCGTAGGACGACGTGTTGGATGTGTTGGATGTGAGACGGCTCTGTTGTGAATTGATGCGTGTCAGctgacctctgtgtgtgtgtgtgcgtgtgcgtgcgcagCCCTTCTCACAGTGTATGTGTGGCAACAACATGTCTGTGCCGCTGCTTGCCGAGGCCGTTGTGTCCGGGACGGAGAAGGAGACCGCGGCGGTGAGTCCGACCACTGTTCTTTCAATAATAGTGTTAAATATGACACTTTGACAATGAAGCTTTGTTATCGTTCTGACACCCGGTGCTGTCCTTTGTTCAAACGGGTTTTAACTTTCATAACACACACAAGACTGGGCCATacagaccaaaactcatatctcaatatattttctcaaaatgacgatatacgatataaattttaaagcttttaattcaaataaattcttaccagaaagacatttttgggttaaatttgcagaTGCAAAATAAATGCCACTTATTATTAGATTTAGgcctaacaaacacattattatactCCATATTtgtccttttaaaaaaatgggactaatttacagttttagagcctgtgttcctgaatcttgaaatcacatgattgatgatgtcacacggccccactgcctgtaaacatcccattgttttctattggagtgaaacattcagcctgatttttttagatcatttagcagctttttgcccatttgtgctgtttttggttGCTGTAAATACTTacggaaaagttaaagatgcccatgtaaaccttttgtttatagaaagaagttaaaaacagttgtgaccagaGAAAAAGTTCCATGACCGCAGGGTGAGATAGTTCTCACTCTGCgatttggtagtagacaatgaagcggAGAGGAGGAGCTCTCCCTTAAaaagtgcgctgacacgctctggtggctgaagttagcgagtaaatcacagactgttgaaaacacacaaacctagAAGTCTTTTTGGGtaggagtccttcaacagtccatgatttactcgctaacttcatcCACCAGAGCGTGTCGGCGCACTGTTTACTGGAgtgtaaaggtcccttaggagagctcttcttctctacttcatcatctactaccaaaccacagagttggaactgtcactccttctgaggaagactgacagttgacggtcgaaacatgtcaggagatcaaagtacatttcctgaaaagatttgtctgaataaatgaaaccataacatattatttaaaatgaagacaaaaagtACTTCCTGGAATTATATAGTTTTCAACTGTAAACACTAAACAGTCCCATTAATTGCCAACAATTTGTTGCCTTTAAATATTTacctacttatttacaataaaataaaataaacactaagtGCAGATTTGTTGTTACAAGCATTTTAATCCAGGATCTAGATACAATCAAacagttctttttattttctaatgtcTGAGGAATGCCTAATGAACGTAACTGTCAGTGCAGGGATTAGTGTTGCTAATCTGTGGATTATAAAATCAAGTTATTCTTTATGGAATAGAGAttggaaatgtaacaaaaaggCTTGTGGTTCCCAGCTTGGAGAAGAAAGGAGTTGTTGATCAGAACGACATGTGAACTGTCGTAATGGCCTTTAATAGTTTCTCTGCACACATGTAGCCGCAGGCTGAGGATGGGAACATGTACAATAAACTGTCACTGGGATTAAACACTGTTTTCTTTGTTGAATGTGAACATGTAATGTCTCTTTAATTGGCTGATAATAAAATAACCATCATTTTTTTCCTGAGCTGTCACCTTCAGCACAGATCATAATAACATCTTTATCTGGTTTGTTGTTTGAAACTCTGCTGTCGTTGTGCTGCAGGTGATCTTCCTTCATGGCTTGGGAGACTCTGGGTGAGTTTATCTAACGTGTTGTTAATTCTTTGTCTTCCAATCCTACCAATTCTAACACACCGAGGCAAGCATTTATGGGTGAAATTTTCATTAGGGACACATTTGGGAAACAATATGTCTGGGCTTGatactttttaacatattattttaagGAAATGTTTAACTcactgaaatatcaagtgtgCGTTGCTTAACAAAGCTAAAAAATCCCAGCCTTCTATGTcctctagttttttttaaatggaggtTTGATTGAGGatgattttcagcacttttcctttttttctccactcCGTTatcatcaaccgtatccatggaaaccccagaACAAATCTTTGATGTCAATTTTTCAAAAGCCAAGGAAGGACAATAGGTATTAGAACAGATACCATTGAGttgtagctcagtgtgtgatggctgttACCAACTTTCATGTTGTCCACTCCACTCCATTACCACACAAagaccttcatcattcaaccccatGTTAAACATTAAGAATAATTCAGCACTGCTGCTATGCTGCTCATGAAAATGTCGTCCTTATATTTACAAATGAAGATAAACCGTCTTTCACACATTAATGCTATAAATAAAAAAGCCGTGCTAACAGTTTTCTGTAATGAGCATTGATGAAGTTCCCGCTGAGTGAAGAAGCAGCTGAATTCTGTTACTATGTTTGTCTTGTTCTGTCGGtaattgttgctgctgctgtgacaCTAATAGacgctctgtgtgtgttttctctcagGCACGGCTGGGCCGACACTCTGACAGAGATCCAGCTGCCTTACGTGAAGTTCATCTGCCCACACGCGTAAGTGTTTCTGTGGCTGCAGAGCACAACCtccttttaataaaacattttaggacatcctcaggtcccAGAGTGAGGATGTATCAGCTATCAGGAAAACCTGTCATTTGTCAGACCAAACAGACTCATGACTCGGCAAAACCTTCATCAGGTGAAACGGCGTCACTTGTCAAGCTAAACGCCATCAAATgacacggcctcaggcttcaaaataaaagtcgtcAGACTCAACAGCCTCAGGCTGTAAAACAAgacatggcgttttattttgGAGAAACCGGAAATGTGcatgacgtcatcaatatgtgctgcttcggATACAagagtaagttgaaagctgttattttctatttatttttaaaggttaagatatatcagcgtttcatttaactatgtatttattaaccAAACTAtacgttgatatatcttaacttttaaaaaataaaaggaaagaacagcTTTTCAACTTACTTCATCGTGTGCACTTCCGGTTCCTTCAACATAAAACGCCATGTTGTGTTTTGAGTCTGATTACTTTAATTTTGAAGGCTGAGGCCGTGTCATTTAACTGCGTTTAGTTTGAGAAGTGAGGGCTTATCTTTTAAcaggaggttttgctgagtcatgagtctgtTTGATCTGATAAATGAAAGAGGATTTCCTgatacctgatacctcactgtgagacctgaggatgtcctaaaacgTACACTGTAGTACAGAGTCAACATCAGTTGTTGTTGTGAGCCAACAGTTTGACAAACACTCAtgttatgatgatgatggtatTTTCTCCTCTCTCTAATCCCAGGCCTCAAATCCCCGTCACTCTCAACATGAAGGCTACGATGCCTGCGTGGTACGTTACCATCACCAACGCTTAGTTTGACTGAGAATTTAATCGCAACACAAGCCTCAAATGTGCTCCTCTTTGACTCAGCTGAAGTGTGATTGTGATGATGTGATGATTGTGATGATGCTGGTGCAGGTTTGACTTGATGGGACTCAGCCCTGATTCCCCAGAGGATGAAGCTGGAATCAAGAGGGCAGCTGAAAGCAGTGAGTTTAATGCTGACACTAAACCAACTTATCAACTATTAAACACTCATGATGTAAACTGTTATGATTGATGAACTACTTGTAAAGTGGATAATGTGTCTCTCTTTATTGCCATTCCTGATACTGAATTATAACATTTTCTAACACAATTTTCTAACTTATTACATTTTCTAAACTTGTTACAGCTGTATCtactgtatattgtgttgtgattgacagatAGTAACAATCATATTTTAATATCTGAACGTATTTCAGCCACAAATACATTACGTTAACAAAGCAATGTTATTGATAAAGGCAATCAGGCGAGGATAAAtcaagggaaaaaaacaaaacaagaacctGATATATGGGATTGACAAGATTGGTGAGGAGTGAGTGGAGTAATACAGTATGTGGGTGGGTTCAGATCATTTTATTGCACAAGTATGGCCTCACCATGTTTCCATCAAGTTAAAGATATCTCTTTCTGGAGTCTTAAAGCATGTGTGATTTTCTCCATGTGGTATATTTCTCTAACTTTCCTTTATTGTATGTTTGGGGGTTTCGGTTTTAGCCAATTAgtatattttgaatttttttaatcaagtcccaccactacgttttttaaataaataaccatcAGACAGTATTGGGCAGCTGGTCATAATGATATGGCTCTATAATTTATtgttgaaatgtaacaaaaagtCGTTTTTTTGCTTATTGTTGTAATTAATGCATGGGAATGTTTCTGTGACTTTCAGTCAAGGCCATAATCGAACACGAGGCTAAAAACGGGATTCCACCTCACCGTATAATACTGGGCGGCTTCTCTCAGGTAGGAACATTCATTACGTTAATATCACACGATGCTGTTTACTATGTGAAATTATCTGCCTTTCAGGGCGGAGCTTTGGCCTTATACACAGCCCTGACGAGCCAGCATCAGCTGGCTGGTGTTGTGGCTCTCAGCTGTTGGCTTCCTCTTCACAAGACTTTCCCCTCGGTGAGgtcaaccccccccccacccacccaccttTGTGCCACTGTTActgaatttaaaacaaaaacctacAGAAAGACACACCTTCAGTTTTACTGAATTCTCATTCTCCATTTGTGACTGATGTCTCAGGCATCGAACGCCAGCAAGAATCTCCCCATCCTGCAGTGCCATGGTGAGATGGACTTCATGATTCCCTGCCAGTTTGGTGCCATGACGGCGGAGAAACTCAAATCTATAGTCGACAAATCAATGATCAACTTTAAAACCTACCCAGGGCTATCCCATTGCTCCAGTCCTCAGGTACGCACACATCCATGTGGTTTTCCTTAGACAGACTGTCTCTGTCATTGAAGATCACCTTATATCTGGGATCCGGTttcctgtttttacaaatgtggcctaaaacctttggaatttactgattattagatcaatgcctaacaaaatgcattattttgcaccatattctttttattacctttacagttttaaagcctgtgttcctccatcttgaaatcacatggttgatgatgtcacacggccccactgcctgtaaacatcccattgttttctatggagtgaaacattcagcctgattttttagatcatttaacagctttttcagtcaaaatgacaacttgtgctgcttttggttgctctaaaaaaaatgcagaaaaagttaaacatgccgatgtaaacctcttttgtttatcgaaagagaataaaaacagttgtgacctgaaaaaaattataaaaaatattaaatgaccgcagggggtgacagttccaaatctgtggtttggtagtagacaatgaagcagagaagaaaagctctcctaagggaaGTTTAATCTCCCCTAAAAGTGCGCTGCcatctggtggctgaagttagtgagtaattacggtctgttgaagacacacaaaccctgaggatcgAAGTCTTTTTGGGTGGAAGTCCTTCAACAATGCTttatttactcgctaacttcagccaccagagcgtgtcagtgcACTGCTTAAGGGACAGTAAAGGTAAAAACCTCTttttaactcactcactgctgttgatgtaaatatacatatacaatCGCTGCCAATGACGTATAtatacgtcaattgtgtttttcaacgggggttgctaggagacactgtCGCAGAGTTCTTTCATGAATATCAGCCTTGTACTGAGATGTAGTGaacaactggtgccatgtaggtggcaagagtgcacctttggatgactGATTAGCCATGATGAGCGGAGGTCAGAGGAAGTGGAAAGAGTTGATCAGGGAGAAAATGGCGTAACGAGAGAAGACGGTGTAGCTCAAGCAGCTCAAACAGTGTACACTcgagcagagcatgtgtggacctaagtggactattgaagAGTgtcgaaataataataataataattttgccatcaaaagcccggtctcagtgttgtttttgttgttgtatagaAGGAagctaatgttgaggtgtccctaaagcaaaattatttcagaaaaattattttttctcagCTTCTTGTCAGAAACTGGAGTTCTGTGTAAAATTACCTACAGTATATTCAAccgctgattacggaagaacgaaacaagctagaaacacattttttgtcatagtacaaaatattctgtgggtctttaaaaatcagtcaaaatgctctaaaatggctggcagtgagggggggtttctgttctgaaaatggctggcagccaatgagttaatGGTAAAAAGTTGTTTAAAGTAAGTGTATTGGTTCAAAAGTAATGGAAAGGgggaaaatgtcttgaaagtggaaaaaaattgtagcaaaatcacacaaaaaggagcaaaaatatggcaagaaaaaatgatgaaattaggttcaaatatggcaagtttggtgttgtgGCAGAAAAAGgatcaaaataagcaaaaatgggctcaaattgtctCGCGatccccaaggttgagaacccctgcacaaGAAAAACGCATGTAGTGCAAGATTTTGGACGATATTGGAATTTTTGGTGTGCTTGTCACACTTTCTAGACTTTCAATCACCTGTTTTTGGatgtaaaataatgtaaaaaaatatgtgcTATTCTGTGTCATTATGGGttctgattttaattaaaaaaagagagaaacgatgccgcaaaatggctgcccactgctcctcagggatgggttaaatgcagaggacaaattccattactaacattacattacattacattacattacaattaaaggcgaaagcccctatttaatctttaatctttaaaaaaaaaaaaaagattttctgtttcagaacGTGAATTCTTTCTGTGATCACAGAAAATGGGAGGCCCTAATTACGATGTATTCAAAcaatactttgttgacattgtgaaCTAGTGCGCGCACCAACGTGGTCTCTCTTGCAGGAGATGGCAGCTGTAAAGGAATTTATCGGGAAGTACTTGCCCCGGATCTGACCTCTGACCCTCAGCTGGTTCCACCGGGCCGACCCCCAGGAGACACTGACCACTCACTTCCCCCCATCTACCGTTCTCCCCCCAGGAAACAGCCATGAGCACTTCACCTTCCTCACACATTcaccattacacacacacacacacacacgctggtTAACAGACCGAGCTCTTCTTATGcagtccaacacacacacacatcagatcCAGGCGCTCACTCACACACCTTCTACATTCCctctggttttatttatttaatgttcttGAACCTTGGGATATGATTTCTAATCCttttttttcagtgttgttgtgttttttttgtcgtttgcTTCACTGCACTGTTTTTTGCTCCTACACTGGTTTGTTCGATCCACAGTAGATGAGCAGTAGGTTAACACTCACTTCCAGTTAATAAACAGAATTCTTCTTCTAAAACAAACCCGAGCCCTTTAACCCCAGCATTTGACATCAGGTCAGTGCTGTGCAAGAGGCCACACAGTTCTAGTTCCTCCTGAATAGTGAAGAGTCCACTTATCAAAGCAGGTCTAGACTTAACGTTACTATTAGCCTGAGTCCCAACTGCAGGTCTTATTGGTTGAACTGTTATTTTCCCGCTCATTCATTCCAGTCGCTCTGTCCAGGATTTAAAATctgtatgttaaggtttcatttattcagacaactgttacttAGGTAATCCACTTTCCACTTTCCTAAG from Gouania willdenowi chromosome 11, fGouWil2.1, whole genome shotgun sequence carries:
- the lypla2 gene encoding acyl-protein thioesterase 2 yields the protein MCGNNMSVPLLAEAVVSGTEKETAAVIFLHGLGDSGHGWADTLTEIQLPYVKFICPHAPQIPVTLNMKATMPAWFDLMGLSPDSPEDEAGIKRAAESIKAIIEHEAKNGIPPHRIILGGFSQGGALALYTALTSQHQLAGVVALSCWLPLHKTFPSASNASKNLPILQCHGEMDFMIPCQFGAMTAEKLKSIVDKSMINFKTYPGLSHCSSPQEMAAVKEFIGKYLPRI